The genomic segment gtttatgggaACAAGACTGTTCGTGTAGTAAATCTCTCAAGactaaatgtatatacatacaaaatacatggaaatctagcagttcccatcgtggctcagtggttaacaaatccgactaggaaccatgaggttgcgggtttggtccctgcccttgctcagtgggttaaggatccagcactgccgtgagctgtggtataggtcacaggcgtggctcagagctggcattgctgtggctgtggtgtagaccggaggctacagctccgattagacccctagcctgggaaccttcatatgccctgggtgcagccctagaaaagacaaaaagaccaaaaaacaaaacaaaacaaaaaccaccaaaaaacaaaatacatggaGAGCTGATATCCTTTGGACAGTTTACCGTATTTGTTGAGTGTTCCAAGTACAATtaaatcattacaaaatattcaataattaaaaaaaaaattaccaggagttcccactgtggtacagtgggttaaggacctgactgcagcagctcaggtcactacagaggcatgggttccaccCCCAGCATGGcccattgggttaaaggatctggcattgccacagctactgctgcacaggttacagctgtggctcagattcaatccctggcccaggaacatccatatgctgtggatacagccacttaaaaaaaatttattaccaCAGGtagtggtggggagggaggcagtcCATTTACATTCTTGTAAGTGCTActccaaatttatttaaattggaTGAATATTTTGCTTGAATCAGTCAAGATCAGAGTATAAAGAATTTTTATGATCCAGGGAAACCTAGtccacaatgaaatgaaaagaatcagTGAAAACAAAGGTGAACTTAGCTTTCTAATTTTAATACCTTGTACTTACTTGGAAATGATTATaggattttataaaaataaaatcacactatATAATGTAAAAATGTAAGATGAATCAAATTGTTAAAACAAATTCCCCATGAGTTTAaaaaagcgtgtgtgtgtgtgtccccaccCACCCATTTTTGTCCACCCCGtgggatatggagttccccggccggggatcagatccaagctgcagttgtgaccttcatggcaaggccagatccttagcccactgtaccaggccagcactccagagatgccactgattctctgccacagcaggaactcctaaaatgcttcTTAAAGACAAAAATGTTAGCTCAGGTTTATTAATACAAGTGCTGAAAACCAGAAACCATGCAAACCTAGATTATTATATCCAAGGTCAGAACAAGTGAGTTTTTCCTAAGATGGTTTTATCAGTTATTCCTTGCTGTTTTAGATTATTCATACATTATACCTTTTAACATGCCATGTAGAAAAGCATTTACTATATTTACTGCCTGAAAATTCAGATTATCTGAGGTACACATAAGGGGATCTTGCCTTCTTTAAATCATGTTTGCTTGCCTGTCGATTTgcagaactattttattttctaggtgATTTGCATTGTGAAACCTGTACCATAATACGAGGTGGATTGGTTGGTCTTGTTTTTGGTGGTCTGTATCCTGTTTTCTTGGCTCTACCTGTGAATGGTGGCCTTGCAGCCAggtaggattatttgttttatcacTCACTGAAAAACTTCAATAACTTACTTGTTTGATTTAAAAgaggtaagatttttttcttaacagtAATCAAGGAATACTGCTCAAGAATTTGAAAACAGTtctagaaactatcatattaTCTCCTGGATGTGTAATGTCAGGTCTCAACTTGATGTTGAGATTCAGTAACATTCAGCTGACATTCAGTACATCAAGTTGAGACCTGAAATGAATGTCAGCTACAAAGCTACCAACAATACCCTGACTAGCGTAAAAGCTACATTATATGCATAATGTTAGTCTGAATAAGTCTATCAGAAAATGTCTAGCTATAAaccaaaataattcagttatccTCAGATGCactcttagttttattttaagacTTCCAAGATTAATAGGTATTGTATACAGGTTTGCCCCTTGATAAAACTATCTTTTCTAGTGAACTGTCTCAATGTTTTCTTACAGGTATAACTCAGCACTGCTACCTGAGAAAGGAAACATCTTAAATTACTGGATGAGGATTTCTAAGCCTGTCTTTAGAAAGATGTTATTTCCCATTTTGCTCCAGACTGGGTTTGGAGCATACCTTGGGTCTAGACAATATAAAGTACTTATAAAGGCTCTTCAGTTACCTGAACCTGGCCTGGAAATGCACTGATTCTAAAACAAGTCTGTACACaagaataaaattgtaaaaaataaccTCTGTCTAAGTATGAGTAAACACAGACTTAAAACTTATCACATGCGGTACAATTCTGGGATCAAAAGGCTGGTCCATACTACCACTTAAACAAGAGCATAACTTCTCTAGTTTTCCCAGTATTGTCTCCCACACTGCTTGCTCTACTCTTTTACATTAGGCAGAGTTTGGtcatcacagaggaaaaaaataaccatATAAAAATTTTCACTGAACACCTCATAAAGAATCCAAACAGGAATGAAAATGGAGGTGTGGGAGGAGTATCAGTACACTAATGTTCTACTTCATTTTCTCAATTCACTGTTTCCCATAGGTAGTTCATTCACAGGATCTTAGAACATGTTTAAAAACATTCCTCAGAGAGGGATCAATTCTAGCATTCTTGACGTGATTATTCAGGCTCAGCTTGAGCTGTCCTAATGATACACCTATTTCAAAAGTCATCTTTTTATATCCTTGGACAACTGTAAGATTGAAGCCAAATCTGTCTTTGAAAGCTTTTCTCCAGTGTGGTATATTAATTCTTTGCAATCACATAGacttgaacctttttttttttttttttttcagctgtatgACACTAAACAAGTCTGGCCCTCAGTTTTATCAGTAACCTCACTCAAGATTGGTATTATATAACATAATGTATGTAAGTTGACTTAACATAGCACCTGACATCAGGCATTCAAATGGCAGCCATATTCCTCCTACTGTTTCTGGTTTTGTTCTTTGAAATACCCTAGCCTATTCCTCACTTCCtaaaatagattatttaaatTTGTGAAATGACCTATTCTGTTCCCCTTCCTAAAACATTTCATCTCAGTTCATTAAACCATTTTATGTGACAGCATCTAAATCAGCATTGtccaacaaaactttttttttttttagggcctcacccacagcatatggcggttcccaggctaggagtcaaatcagagctgtagccactagcctacaccacagccacagcaatgccagatctgagccacgtctgtgtcctacaccacagctcatggcaacaccagatcttttacccactggccagggattgaacctgtgtcctcatggatgctagtcagttttgtttccactgagccacgacaggaactccaaaaaaatttctgatgagaaaatattttatatcttacaaTATATCAGCACTAGTCATATATGGCTACTGAGTCTGAAATGTAACTAATAGGCCTGAACTAAATGTTTTGATTAAATTTTTTAGCCACACGTGACTAAAATCTTGCATACTGGCCAATACAACAGACCTAAGCCAACACCTATGAAACAAGCCAAGTCATACCAAACAAAATATTAAGTCTCATCCTAGATCATATTCACAAGCATCATAACTATTCCTTCCAAATAGACTGACAGATCTGTTAAATAATCTTTGCtacttaaaattatatgaaaGGAGGATTTAGCCTGTCACCTAAAACAGGCAGCTTTGGGAGTGGAATAGAGTTCCTTAAAGAAAGCAATGCAGccaaagatttaaaattaaactgaaattaacaaaatatactttcagtttttcagaGCAAGATTTGTCAACAGGTACCTAAAATATATTCCCTATCAAACTATTTTGATAAAAGTTAATCCCAATCATGAAGCAAAAGGAT from the Sus scrofa isolate TJ Tabasco breed Duroc chromosome 9, Sscrofa11.1, whole genome shotgun sequence genome contains:
- the TMEM126A gene encoding transmembrane protein 126A isoform X1; translation: MENHEPDDTIKENLIDTITRKTNQLPEAERNLLESGSTYIGINAALCGLIANSHFRRILHVTQARIAAGLPMAVIPFLTAHVSYQGFISLPLSTGDLHCETCTIIRGGLVGLVFGGLYPVFLALPVNGGLAARYNSALLPEKGNILNYWMRISKPVFRKMLFPILLQTGFGAYLGSRQYKVLIKALQLPEPGLEMH